The following proteins are encoded in a genomic region of Heterodontus francisci isolate sHetFra1 unplaced genomic scaffold, sHetFra1.hap1 HAP1_SCAFFOLD_1062, whole genome shotgun sequence:
- the LOC137360464 gene encoding suppressor of cytokine signaling 3-like, giving the protein MEAEGGNGEGGKTTEPDASYRFKAFAGDFGRVESALERLEASGFYWAALSGGEARSRLAGQRVGTFLLRDSSDPRHLFTLSVRTEAGITNLRVRQRRGPGAGGSFYLEAEGSSGPGGGGGGAVATATYNCVVRLVDHYVRLSGEAGKELCCRGDGGGQQLVPLVLRRPLLCKVPALQDLCRRALDLRLALGPRSRAQLETLPLPKGLIDTLGD; this is encoded by the coding sequence ATGGAGGCGGAAGGAGGAAACGGCGAGGGAGGAAAGACGACGGAGCCCGACGCCAGCTACCGCTTCAAGGCGTTCGCCGGAGACTTCGGGCGGGTGGAGAGCGCGCTGGAGCGGCTGGAGGCCAGCGGCTTCTACTGGGCCGCCCTCTCAGGGGGGGAGGCCAGGTCGCGACTGGCGGGCCAGCGGGTGGGGACGTTCCTCCTGCGCGACTCCTCGGACCCCCGGCACCTCTTCACCCTCAGCGTGCGGACGGAGGCGGGCATCACCAACCTGCGGGTGCGGCAGCGCCGGGGCCCAGGCGCCGGCGGCTCCTTCTACCTGGAGGCGGAGGGGAGCAGCggcccaggaggaggaggaggaggagccgtGGCCACGGCCACTTACAACTGCGTGGTGCGGCTGGTCGACCACTACGTGCGGCTCTCCGGCGAGGCGGGGAAGGAGCTGTGCTGCCGCGGCGACGGCGGCGGCCAGCAGCTGGTGCCCCTGGTGCTGCGGCGCCCCCTCCTCTGCAAGGTGCCCGCCCTGCAGGACCTCTGCCGGCGGGCCCTCGACCTGAGGCTGGCACTGGGCCCGAGGTCCAGGGCCCAGCTCGAGACCCTCCCCCTGCCCAAGGGGCTGATCGACACACTCGGGGACTGA